The following is a genomic window from Actinomycetota bacterium.
CCCACGGCACGCTGGTCGTCATGGCCCTGCTGTGCTACGCCGGCGACCCAGCGGCCGGCGAGCGGGCACTGGCGCCGTTCCGGGCCCTGGCCGAGCCGGTCGCCGACATGCTCCAGCCGATGCCCTACCCGGGGCTGTTCGAGCCGGCCGAGGACATCGAGGTCGTCGAGGAGTCGGCCCGCTCGATGTTCCTGGACCGCGTCGACCGGGCCGCCGCCGAGGCCGTGGTCGAGCACCTCCAGGCCTCCACCGCCCCCATGGCCGTGGCCCAGCTGCGGGTGCTGGGCGGGGCCATGGCCCGCGTCCCGGCCGAGGCCACCGCGTTCGCCCACCGCGACCGGCGCTTCATGGCCGCGGTCGGCGCCGTCTACGAGCACGCCGCCGACCGGCCCGCCCACGAGGCGTGGGCGGAGGCGTTCGCGGCCGCGCTGCGCGGCGACGGCGGCCCGGGGGTGTACGTCAACTTCCTCAGCGACGAGGGACCCGAGCGGGTCCGCGAGGCCTACCCGGGCCCCACCTGGGACCGGCTGGCCGAGATCAAGCGCCGCTACGACCCGGGCAACCTGTTCCGCCGCAACCAGAACATCCCGCCGGCGCCAGGGCCCGCCTGACCCGGGGCCCGCGCTTGCGGAATGCGAACGACTGCGAAGACTTGACATAGCTCGCGCAAGCGTTCGCAATGTGCCCCTAGGCGGACCATGCCCCACAGGAGGGCAGAGGTGGGCAACCGGCCAGAGGCGGGCGTCTCCGAGCTGAACCCGCTCGCGGAGGTGCGCCAGGCGCGCATGGCCGGGATCATCTGGGACGAGGGGTTCGCGCGGGTCACCGACCTGGCCGACCGGTTCGGGGTGTCGGCGGTCACGGTCCGGGCCGACCTGACGGCGCTGGAGGCCAGGGCGCGGGTCCGGCGGGTCCGGGGCGGGGCGGTGCCGCCCTCGGAGCTGCTGGGGGAGCGGCCCTTCGAGTCGTCGCAGTGGGAGGCGCCCCTCCAGAAGTCCAGCATCGGCATGCACGCCGCCAGGATGATCGCCGCCGGCGACACCGTGATCCTGGACGTGGGCACGACCACGACGTCCATCGCCCGCGCGCTCGTGCTCCGCACCGACCTGCACGACGTCACCGTGGTCACCAACGGGCTCAACATCGCTCTGGAGCTGGAACGGGCCACCCCCCGCATCAGCGTCGTGGTCACCGGCGGCACCCTCCGCCCCCTGCAGCACTCGCTGGTCAACCCGCTGGGCACGACCCTGCTGGAGCGCCTGCACGCCTCGGTGGCCTTCGTCGGCTGCAACGGCGTCGACCCCGAGGTCGGCATCACCAACGTCAACCTGCCCGAGGCCGAGGTCAAGCGGGCCATGCTGCTGGCCGCCCGGCGCCGCGTGATCGTCGCCGACGGGTCCAAGGTGGGCGAGGTCGAGCTGGCCAAGGTGTGCGACATCGAGGAGGTGAGCCTTCTGATCACCGACCCCACCGCCGACCCCGAGGTGGTGGCCGAGATCGCCGCCGCCGGCTGCCGAGTGGAGTACGCCGGCTAGGCCCGAACGACCGCACCACCGTCCGTCGGTCCACGTCCACGGCGCCCGAGCGCCACGCTAGGAGGCGACATGTCCCGTCCCCGGTCGGAATCCGAGTACCTGGCCCGCCTTCTCCCGCCGTCGGTGGCGGCGACTGGCCTCAGCCGCCGCGGCTTCCTCAAGGGCACCCTTGGCGCCGGGGCGGCCGTCTCGCTCTCCAGCCTGCTCGCCGCCTGCGGCGGCGGCGACGGCGAGGGCGACAGCGCCTCCAAGGAGGTCACCTTCGGCTCCAACCAGTCCGACGAGGTGCCCAAGAAGGCCTACGCCGAGATGACGGCGGCGTTCCAGCAGCAGTCGGGCCTGACGGTGAAGACCAACACCATCGAGCACGAGACCTTCCAGGAGAACATCAACAACTACCTGCAGGGCAACCCCGACGACGTGTTCACCTGGTTCGCCGGCTACCGGATGCAGTTCTTCGCCTCCCAGGGCCTGGCCGGCGACATCAGTGACGTCTGGGGCGACATCTCCGGCATGAGCGAGGCGATGAAGGCCGCCTCCACCGGCGAGGACGGCAAGCAGTACTTCGTGCCCCTGACCACCTACCCGTGGGGGCTCTTCTACCGCAAGTCTGTCTGGGAGGAGAAGGGCTACCAGCCCCCCGAGACCCTGGACGAGCTGGTCACCCTGGCCAAGCAGATGGAGAAGGACGGGCTGATCCCGATCGCCTTCGCCG
Proteins encoded in this region:
- a CDS encoding DeoR/GlpR family DNA-binding transcription regulator; the encoded protein is MGNRPEAGVSELNPLAEVRQARMAGIIWDEGFARVTDLADRFGVSAVTVRADLTALEARARVRRVRGGAVPPSELLGERPFESSQWEAPLQKSSIGMHAARMIAAGDTVILDVGTTTTSIARALVLRTDLHDVTVVTNGLNIALELERATPRISVVVTGGTLRPLQHSLVNPLGTTLLERLHASVAFVGCNGVDPEVGITNVNLPEAEVKRAMLLAARRRVIVADGSKVGEVELAKVCDIEEVSLLITDPTADPEVVAEIAAAGCRVEYAG